The DNA sequence CTCACGCGCTGTGCTAATCCAGCTTGGCAGGTcagaaggcgaggaagaactCGCTAGAGGCCCCGTGAAGGAACTTGTCTTTTCTGATTCcgaagaggacgaagaagaagatgacaacTTgaacgacgatgacgaggcTCTTCCCAAGGGCCAACACAATTTCGATCTTGATGATGCCCCTCCTTCcgacgatgacgaagaggacTTGGAAATGGGTGATGAATTTGAcatggacgaggatgagttCGGatctgaagaggaagacgaggaagattcTGCATTTGCTTCTTCaggtgatgaggatgccGACATggcagaagatgaggatgtacAAGTTGGCGcggacgaagaagacggaatTCAAACAAATCTTGAGGATGACCTTGAAGAGACGTACACTTTACCGGCCGTGGATaatggtggagaagaggaagaacatgAGCATGGTACCAGCTTGAGAGAAGTGGAGAACaggatgagatggttgGTAGGTGTTGTTTTGAacaaggaagagaaggtcTCAAAGGGCGTTCCCGGCAAGTACGTTGATGTCTTTCTTACTGATTCCGCCCTCAACTTTCACTGACACCAAATCCAGATCCAGATCAGACCACATGCTTCAACTCCAGCACGATATTGCGACTTACTTCGGCTACAACACTTTCCTTGTTGGCAAGCTTATGAAGCTTTTCGCTGCTGACGAAGCCCTCGCTTTCTTTGAATCCAACGAATCTCCTCGACCTGTCACTATCCGAGCTAACACCCTTCGTACCCGTAGACGCGACCTTGCCCAGGCCCTCATCAACCGAGGCGTCACTCTAGAACCCATTGGTAAATGGTCCAAGGTCGGACTGCAGGTTTTCGAATCCCCTGTTCCTATCGGTGCCACACCAGAATACTTGGCTGGTCACTACATGCTTCAggccgcttcttctttcctccccgTCATCGCACTTGCCCCTCAACCCAATGAACGTGTCCTCGACATGGCTTCCGCTCCCGGCGGTAAGACCACCTACATCTCCGCCCTCCTTCAAAACACAGGTATCGTTTTTGCCAATGACTCTAACAAGGCTCGAACAAAGAGTCTTACGGCAAATGTACACAGAATGGGATGTAAGAACGTTGTAGTTTGCAATTATGACGCGAGAGAGTTCCCCAAGGTGATGGGAGGGTTCGATAGGGTGTTGCTGGACGCGCCATGTAGTGGAACAGGTGTCATCAGTAAAGATGCTAGTGTCAAGGTTAACAAGGTAAGCAGCATTTTACATCTGTCAGTGGCTTTTGACTGACAGACGGTTTATTAGACCGAAAGGGACTTCCAACTTCTCGCTCACCTTCAAAAGCAACTGATTCTTTGTGCCATTGACTCTGTCAACCCGAATTCTTCCACAGGCGGTTATGTCGTCTATTCTACTTGTTCTGTTACTGTGGACGAGAATGAGAGTGTCGTAGATTACGCATTGAGAAAGAGACCCAATGTCAAACTCGTCGAAACGGGCTTGGACTTTGGTGTCCACGGGTTCAAAAGCTTCGAGGGCAAGAACTTCCACTCTAGTGTTTCTCTTACCAGACGTGTATGTGCTACCTCATTACTACTGAATCAGAATTCAAAGCTGACACGACCCAGTTCTACCCCCATAAACATAATATGGACGGTTTCTTTGTGGCCAAGTTCAAGGTCGAACCTCGCAAGAAACTCACCAAGGCTCCTGTTgccgaagaggatgacAGCCCGCAAATGATTATCaacgaggaaggagagatcGTACCAGAGGAAACAGCCAAATTCGATGcggcagaggatgaggaattGATTAGGGAAAGCAAGAGGAAGGCTCTAAAGAAAAAGGGCATCAAGGTCTCGGTGAAGGGAGCggagaatggaagaaaggggaaaggaaaggcaGGGAAGGCCTAACGCTGTTCTACTTCTAGATGACTTGTACTTGTGCCATTCGTTCTCGGGCTTCTTTCATGCATACCACCCTAGTCTGATAGTCTTTTTAGGCACTCGCGTATCAACTTGTCATACTCTACTTTTCCTTGACATACTCTGCCCACCAGTCTTCAAAGGTCTTCTTTTCGCTCACATCGATGCCCAGTTCCTTCAAGACCTTGGTACTCAATTGAGTGTTTTCTGGTCGAGGAGTGGCACCGGTGGGAACGGTTGTGTCTTTAATAACATGGTCAATAGGGAGATTCAAATGCTTTGCAATGATACTCGTCATGTCATATTTAGTAAgagcaggagctggagaagCATAGTGCAAAATGGGAGGGAGTGGCTTCTCCAAGTCTGGGTTGCGAAATGTCAGCTTTGCTGAGCAAATGAGGTGTACTTACGAGCCAGATCATAAAGCACCCGGCCAATGTCTTCCACGTTGGTAGGGAATCTGACTTGTCTGGCATCCATCTTATAGGTCTTGCCAGACTGGTCCTCGACAACATCTCGAAGGATGTTGACGGCGGATTCAGCATTGTATTCTGTCCTCCCGTATAAAACGGGGATTCGGAGAACAGAGACCTTTGCACCCTTCTCATGCTCAGCGAGGACAGCCTTTTCACCGTCGAGCTTTTGACGACCGTACATTTGAAGAGGGTCAGGGGTGTCATTGACCTCATAAGGAGGGCTACGATTGATTTGTCAGGGAAGGCTTTGCTTATAGAGCGACGGATGAACCTACTTGCGACCATTGAAGACATAGTCAGTGGAAATGTAAATAAGAGTGAACCCTTGCTCTTTGGCAAGAGAAGCAAGCTGAGCAGGGACAGCAGCATTAATCTATAAGGCAACAAGAAATCAGACATTGTCCATCCGAAGAAAGGGTACCCAGTTTACCTTTGCGGCTTTCTCGGGATCCTGAAGATAGCAAAGGGTCAGTTTCAAATTTGCCAACATTTCATAAAGGAACCTACGGCCTCAGCAACATCAGGGCGGCGCTCGGCAGCGCCTAGTTTTCTGTTAGCTATGGTGTGTATCTTGACAGGCGTTCACTTTCAAAGACGTACAGTGTACGACAACTGAATTGCAGGTTAGCTCCGGAAGGCTTCGAAGGCGACATTTACTCACAGTCTATGTCGTTGCTTCCGAAGAAATTTTTGACAGCCTCCTGGTCCATCAAGTCGAGCTTGGTGTAGTGAGGGTCCCTATCAGCTCGGCTATTGGCGAGAGAGATGACTTGGTCACCCTGGGAGATGAAGTAGGCGGCAACAGCTCGTCCAAGAAGACCACTAGCACCGGTTACTGCAACGTTTTTGGCTACCATTATCGTGAAAatttggagaaggggatATGAAAGTGGGAAGTGGATATAATCAAGCGGAAAAGGGCTAATTGCTGCTTGTAAACGTATGTGGAACTCTTGGCTGGAGAAAGTTACCGCCGGTTCCTGTCGTGCCTGGCAGAGTCTTGTTATCCGCGTGGCAGTTATGTATATGCTTAATAATAAATTTAATAGAGGAAACATGTGAAGTCAGACGGTCACTCGTAAGCCCGATGGCCGCCCTCATCCGTCCACCTGTTATTTTCTGTCTGACgtcttctgcctcttccatttATTCCCAACATCGCCATGCCTTTCGGTCGCAAGTCAACAAcatcgaagaagaaaagccTCAATTCCGATGATTTGCCCAGGGCGCCTAGCTCGAAGACCGATACGCCCGCAAAGATGAGGGATGTAAGCAACTCGAGCGCGATCGATGACGGAACGAGCTCGACAGGCAAACACAAGAGGAGGCATACATTGCTGGGGTAAGAATACCACTCCCGATCTATTTGAATCCTGCTGATCTAACGATGATTTTTGTATTATCTCTCTCTAGCTCCAAAGGACGAAAAAAGCTTTCGTCTttgttctcttcatcttcgtctctctcctcttatACGGAGCGCGAAGGAACTGCATCCCCTAAGCATGGCCGATCCAAGCTCAACGTATCATCGACTTCTTCGGGTACTTCGACACCTTCCCGGTCCACTCAGCTTAGTGATGCCACAAATGCTCAGAAAGCTCTCAACCAGCTAAGCATTGGAACCGCTGGTAATCAGATGACGGAGTCTCCGGAATCATCGCCAACTGTCACAACAGATGGAGCAGCAAGGCGTCAGCGACGTGACAGCTTGTGGTCGCAGTGGGAGCTGGAGGGGGCAGGTGAATCGTCcgatgaagacgatgcGTTCCTCACGCCTTCCGAGGGCCTCAGCGAAgtagaggaggaggacgaacAAGAGAACGAGCCTCCTACCGCTCCCAAAAGGACAAGTCAGCCTTCAGACGaagctgctgttgttgatgcTGCATCTTCAACCCCTGACCAtctatcctcttccacgGATGTCAAGGTAGAGCCTACAAACGTTGCCAAGGGTTCAGTTACTTCTAGTGGTGATATTGCCGGAACAGGAACTTCAACTATCCATAGAAGCCTTCCATCAACTGCCGAGACAAAAGTCAAGCGACACATGTCTCATAACCGTCCTAGCGCAACTACTGTCGACCAGGCTGCAGTATTAGGTGATGACATCGAGACATGTCGAGAGGCTATTCGCCTATTTTTGACCAGCCGAATGAAGGAGGCTGAAGAGTTTTGCGAGGAAAGCGAGTCAGAAGGCCACCACCTCTATTTGCAAAGCGCAATGGGTATCATTGAAGCGCTCAAAGGCATGATGACTTTCGACTCTGTTGACTTGCACAACGCTCTCGAAATCTGCAAATCGACTGCGGTTACGGCGTCGTCTCTCCGTCGACCTTCTGACAACGTTTTCTCCCGTCTAGGAGGTATGGTGAAATCTCATGGAGGTTTGGCCAGGGTGAAAGCCATGACACCACTGGAGAGGCATGCGGAGTTAGTCTATGCGGAGCAATCGTTAATGAAGGCAATGTTGGCCATTATCAGCGGAGGTGACTGGATCGGACTGGTCAGAGAGGCGTAGGTAGATTTCTCATTTGGCAGCTTTGGTGGCTAATCTGGCTTTAGCTTCAATATGCGCACTGCTCATGGTATCTATCGAAATTTGCAGCATTTCTTGGAGGATGCAGATAAGCATGGCTATGACGATGACATTGACATGGACTTCCGATCTGTGAGTCTTCCCTCTCGTGTCAGATAATGTTTGTTTATTTGTTTCAGGGTGTTCTTCTTGGTACTGGCACATCATCTCTTATGCTATCTCTTCTACCTGGCAAGGTTCTGAAGGTAAGACATGTGCCCGTTTAACACCGTATGCTTGAACCCGCTGACTGTTTATGCTCATAGATTGCCGAAGTCTTTGGCTACGCCGGAGACCGAAAAGTCGCTCT is a window from the Cryptococcus neoformans var. neoformans JEC21 chromosome 2 sequence genome containing:
- a CDS encoding nucleolus protein, putative, producing the protein MGRRAKNKQGPPAPLPGSIPERTESRRQKTKKRAPSAVTNEVASRGKALKGPGASVAGGRKKGVIVGRTGKMIKGPKRKKVDEVDEDSDLDEALQPGEYSSDEEEVEQPKTKKSKKSTEDESEGEEELARGPVKELVFSDSEEDEEEDDNLNDDDEALPKGQHNFDLDDAPPSDDDEEDLEMGDEFDMDEDEFGSEEEDEEDSAFASSGDEDADMAEDEDVQVGADEEDGIQTNLEDDLEETYTLPAVDNGGEEEEHEHGTSLREVENRMRWLVGVVLNKEEKVSKGVPGKSRSDHMLQLQHDIATYFGYNTFLVGKLMKLFAADEALAFFESNESPRPVTIRANTLRTRRRDLAQALINRGVTLEPIGKWSKVGLQVFESPVPIGATPEYLAGHYMLQAASSFLPVIALAPQPNERVLDMASAPGGKTTYISALLQNTGIVFANDSNKARTKSLTANVHRMGCKNVVVCNYDAREFPKVMGGFDRVLLDAPCSGTGVISKDASVKVNKTERDFQLLAHLQKQLILCAIDSVNPNSSTGGYVVYSTCSVTVDENESVVDYALRKRPNVKLVETGLDFGVHGFKSFEGKNFHSSVSLTRRFYPHKHNMDGFFVAKFKVEPRKKLTKAPVAEEDDSPQMIINEEGEIVPEETAKFDAAEDEELIRESKRKALKKKGIKVSVKGAENGRKGKGKAGKA